One genomic segment of Borrelia miyamotoi includes these proteins:
- the zwf gene encoding glucose-6-phosphate dehydrogenase — protein sequence MSEKNVSSFDVVIFGVTGNLSKKKLIPSLFNLYKDGHISNFRIIGFSRRNFTDEELKIYVKDSLWQEESNALVDDFLKFFIYLSGDFREKDAYIKLSSLLKNRETIYYLSTSPKFYGIIIENLKPYSFNNNPYLSKIILEKPFGSSLDTARFLNSLLYSVFKEEQIYRIDHYLGKETVQNIFTFRFGNSIFENIWNNRYVDFVQITVAEEVGIDGRAEYYDSFGALRDMIQNHILQLLSLVAMEPPISFNADFIHDEKVKVLKSLRKLNKENMGSHIVKGQYVCSRVQGVLKKGYKEEAEFLNASNTETYLAMKLFIDNWRWFGVPFYIRTGKALVRKFSEIYIQFKKPGFTIFNTGLSNISNALIFRIQPRDGIEIKFNTKRPGYNYEIQEANMEFSYHASFNKFFGESYERLLFDAFLGDRTLYARNDEIDISWEFVSDILDKWEDVKNWDYFYGSEGPVEANMVLEKDHFWRKM from the coding sequence ATGAGTGAAAAGAATGTATCTAGTTTTGATGTTGTAATATTTGGTGTTACTGGTAATTTATCTAAAAAAAAACTTATTCCTTCTCTTTTTAATTTGTATAAAGATGGTCATATTAGTAATTTTAGGATTATAGGATTTTCACGAAGAAACTTTACTGACGAGGAACTTAAGATTTATGTTAAGGATTCTTTGTGGCAAGAGGAGTCTAATGCTTTAGTTGATGATTTTCTAAAATTTTTTATTTATTTATCAGGTGATTTTAGAGAAAAGGATGCTTATATAAAATTGTCTTCTCTTTTAAAGAATAGAGAGACAATATATTATCTTTCAACCTCTCCTAAATTTTATGGGATAATAATTGAAAATTTAAAACCATATTCGTTTAATAATAATCCTTATTTATCTAAGATTATTCTTGAAAAGCCTTTTGGCAGTAGTCTTGATACAGCCAGGTTTCTAAACTCTCTTCTTTACTCTGTTTTTAAAGAAGAACAAATTTACAGGATAGATCATTATTTAGGCAAAGAAACAGTTCAAAATATTTTTACATTTAGATTTGGAAATTCTATTTTTGAGAATATTTGGAATAATCGTTATGTAGATTTTGTGCAAATTACGGTAGCTGAGGAGGTTGGTATTGATGGTAGGGCAGAATATTATGATTCTTTTGGTGCTTTAAGAGATATGATTCAGAATCATATCTTGCAACTTTTAAGTTTAGTTGCAATGGAACCTCCTATTTCATTTAATGCTGACTTTATTCATGATGAAAAGGTTAAGGTTTTAAAGAGTTTGAGAAAATTAAATAAAGAAAATATGGGAAGTCATATTGTTAAAGGACAATATGTTTGTTCGCGAGTACAAGGAGTTTTAAAGAAAGGATATAAGGAAGAAGCTGAATTTTTAAATGCTTCAAATACTGAAACTTATTTAGCTATGAAATTATTTATTGATAATTGGCGTTGGTTTGGGGTTCCTTTTTATATTAGAACAGGAAAAGCACTTGTAAGAAAATTTTCAGAAATATATATTCAGTTTAAAAAACCAGGTTTCACTATTTTTAATACTGGTTTAAGTAATATTTCAAATGCTTTGATTTTTAGAATTCAACCAAGAGATGGCATTGAAATTAAGTTTAATACTAAGCGTCCAGGGTATAATTATGAAATTCAGGAAGCTAATATGGAATTTTCTTATCATGCTTCTTTTAACAAATTTTTTGGTGAATCTTATGAGAGGTTGCTTTTTGATGCTTTTTTGGGTGATAGGACTTTGTATGCTCGTAATGATGAGATTGATATTTCTTGGGAATTTGTCTCAGATATTCTTGATAAATGGGAAGACGTTAAGAATTGGGATTATTTTTATGGCTCGGAAGGACCAGTTGAAGCAAATATGGTTTTAGAAAAGGATCATTTTTGGCGTAAGATGTAG
- a CDS encoding Na+/H+ antiporter NhaC family protein: MGENDYVKPSFLGLVPFLVFIIFYVGTGVILEIQGVEMAFYQMPPIIAMLLAIIAAFLLFKDSFVDKLNEFIEGCAQNDIMFISFIFMISGAFSTVCKEIGSVGTVANIGLRYIPPNLLVAGIFLICLFLSTATGSFLGTVVAITPIGFEIADKSGIPLPMVAGAVLGGGAFGDSMSLISDTTIIASRTQGVKIIDLFKSGAFLTFPASILSTIAFAILGSYIGGIGVNVELGEINYLKVLPYLFVLIFAFLGVDVFLVLFFGILIAGSIGIFCGDLTLLLMFKKINEGFLDLSEMLILVILTGGISYMTIRRGGFEWILTKLKYFAKCRRSAEFTITFLIVVVTGFLSNSGLAILVNGTVTKGMSEANSVCPKRCAALLSISSCALIGALPYGMHMISVMNIAKGTISPLEIMPFLFYQVFLGIIIILSIAFFGLKNQFLSSAETYES; the protein is encoded by the coding sequence ATGGGCGAGAATGATTATGTAAAACCAAGCTTTTTAGGGCTTGTTCCTTTCCTTGTTTTTATTATTTTTTATGTAGGCACAGGAGTGATTTTAGAAATTCAAGGTGTAGAGATGGCTTTTTATCAGATGCCACCAATAATTGCCATGTTATTAGCTATTATTGCAGCATTTCTTTTATTTAAGGATTCATTTGTAGATAAGCTGAATGAATTTATTGAAGGATGTGCACAAAATGACATTATGTTTATATCTTTCATATTTATGATTTCAGGTGCTTTTTCAACTGTGTGTAAGGAAATAGGCAGTGTGGGAACTGTAGCAAATATTGGACTTAGGTATATACCACCTAATTTATTGGTAGCAGGAATATTTTTAATATGTCTTTTCCTATCTACTGCAACTGGCAGTTTTCTTGGAACTGTTGTGGCTATTACTCCAATTGGATTTGAGATAGCAGATAAAAGTGGTATTCCATTGCCAATGGTTGCAGGAGCTGTGCTTGGAGGTGGTGCTTTTGGCGATAGCATGTCTTTGATATCAGATACAACTATTATTGCAAGTCGTACACAAGGAGTTAAGATTATAGATCTTTTTAAGAGTGGTGCTTTTTTGACATTTCCTGCATCTATTTTATCAACTATAGCATTTGCTATTTTAGGTTCTTATATTGGTGGCATTGGGGTTAATGTTGAACTTGGAGAGATAAATTATTTAAAGGTGCTTCCTTATCTTTTTGTTCTAATTTTTGCATTCTTAGGAGTAGACGTATTTTTAGTTTTATTTTTTGGAATATTGATTGCTGGTAGTATTGGTATTTTTTGTGGTGATTTAACTTTACTTCTGATGTTCAAGAAGATTAATGAGGGATTTTTAGATTTAAGTGAAATGCTGATTCTTGTTATTTTGACAGGAGGAATTTCTTATATGACTATTAGGCGTGGAGGTTTTGAGTGGATTTTAACTAAGTTAAAGTATTTTGCTAAGTGTAGAAGGAGTGCTGAGTTTACAATTACTTTTTTAATAGTTGTTGTGACAGGATTTCTTTCAAATAGTGGTCTTGCAATTTTGGTTAATGGGACTGTTACTAAAGGTATGTCTGAAGCTAATTCTGTGTGTCCTAAGCGTTGTGCAGCATTACTGTCAATTTCTTCTTGTGCTTTAATTGGGGCTTTACCATATGGTATGCACATGATAAGTGTTATGAATATTGCAAAAGGTACTATATCCCCGCTTGAGATCATGCCATTTCTGTTTTATCAGGTTTTTCTAGGCATTATTATCATTTTATCTATAGCTTTTTTTGGATTAAAAAATCAGTTTTTAAGTTCTGCTGAGACTTATGAGTCTTAA
- a CDS encoding ABC transporter substrate-binding protein, whose protein sequence is MKKILILIITLTVLSCSSKNRKSSTLNILNWAEYIDEKLLIQFERENNIKINYECFNNNEEMMAKFNNTKGYYDIIVPSEYLVGELANTNKIEVLDHSKLPNVKSNLLEEFQNLEYDPGNIYSVPIFWGLMGILYNKTKVDIKDMNGFDILFNEKYRKEIAMLDSPKENIGVALKKLGYSFNEHNISIIKKAEELLKKQAPLIVGYFSDIAAKSLMLNYEASIQLTWSGEALDAMLKDPNLDFYVPENTNLWIDVIVIPSDAPNKELAYKFINFLYENETSYANFEATKYNSPNKNTFSRLKEEAKNNSEIKLFLEEKFFPKNISKYEVFKAIPKIVKEEQMRIYVNLSS, encoded by the coding sequence TTGAAAAAAATTTTAATATTAATAATAACTTTAACAGTGTTATCTTGTTCTTCTAAAAACAGAAAAAGCAGCACCCTCAATATTCTTAATTGGGCTGAATATATTGATGAAAAACTACTAATCCAATTTGAAAGAGAAAACAATATAAAAATAAACTATGAATGTTTCAATAATAATGAAGAAATGATGGCAAAATTCAATAATACAAAAGGTTATTATGATATCATAGTTCCATCAGAATATTTGGTTGGAGAATTAGCAAATACCAACAAAATTGAAGTTCTAGACCATTCAAAACTACCAAATGTAAAAAGTAATTTGTTAGAAGAATTTCAAAATCTAGAATATGATCCTGGTAATATTTACTCTGTCCCTATCTTTTGGGGATTAATGGGAATACTTTATAATAAAACAAAAGTTGACATAAAAGATATGAATGGATTTGACATATTATTTAACGAAAAATACAGAAAAGAAATTGCAATGTTAGATTCTCCAAAAGAAAATATTGGAGTAGCACTTAAAAAACTTGGTTATTCCTTTAATGAACACAACATATCAATAATTAAAAAAGCCGAAGAACTATTAAAAAAACAAGCTCCCTTAATAGTAGGCTATTTTTCAGATATTGCTGCCAAATCACTCATGCTTAATTATGAAGCCTCCATCCAATTAACATGGAGTGGAGAAGCACTAGATGCAATGCTTAAAGATCCAAATTTAGACTTTTATGTACCTGAAAACACAAATCTCTGGATTGACGTAATTGTTATTCCATCAGATGCACCTAATAAAGAACTTGCTTATAAGTTTATAAACTTCCTATATGAAAATGAAACATCTTATGCAAACTTCGAAGCAACAAAATACAATTCGCCAAATAAAAATACATTTAGTCGATTAAAGGAAGAAGCAAAAAACAATTCTGAAATTAAACTATTTTTAGAAGAAAAATTTTTTCCAAAAAATATTTCAAAATATGAAGTATTTAAAGCAATACCAAAAATAGTGAAAGAAGAACAAATGAGAATATATGTAAACTTATCATCTTAG
- a CDS encoding ABC transporter permease: protein MLKILKNAFLFLIFGFVYAPILILVVYSFNAGDNGFFFQGFSLKWYKEVFASQKIRTVIYNTLLVAIISSLISIVIGVLGAYSIYKTKNKKIKNILLSINKIPIINPDIVTGISLMTFYSLIKIQLGFTTMLMSHIIFSTPYIIIIILPKLYSLPENIINAARDLGASESQIFKNIIYPEIIGSVVTGGLIAFTLSVDDFLISFFTTGQGFNNLSILINSLTKKGIKPIINVISSILFFVILGLLFIINKCVGIKKLTVDTEI from the coding sequence ATGCTAAAAATACTAAAAAATGCTTTTTTATTTCTAATATTTGGATTCGTTTATGCCCCAATACTCATTCTAGTAGTTTACTCTTTTAATGCAGGAGACAATGGATTTTTTTTTCAAGGATTTAGTCTAAAATGGTATAAAGAAGTCTTTGCATCACAGAAAATAAGAACAGTCATATATAATACTTTACTAGTGGCTATAATATCATCTCTAATCTCTATTGTAATTGGTGTCTTGGGAGCTTACAGTATTTATAAAACAAAAAATAAAAAGATAAAAAATATCCTGTTATCAATAAATAAAATACCAATAATTAATCCTGACATTGTAACTGGTATCAGCCTAATGACATTTTACTCCTTGATAAAAATTCAACTGGGTTTTACTACCATGCTAATGTCACACATAATCTTCTCAACTCCTTATATAATAATAATAATTTTACCTAAACTATATTCTCTTCCAGAAAATATTATCAACGCAGCCCGAGATCTTGGGGCATCAGAGAGTCAAATATTTAAAAACATAATATATCCAGAAATAATTGGAAGTGTAGTAACTGGAGGCCTTATTGCATTCACACTATCAGTTGATGATTTTTTAATATCATTTTTTACAACAGGACAGGGATTTAACAACTTATCAATACTTATAAATTCATTAACTAAGAAAGGCATAAAACCCATAATAAATGTCATTTCTTCTATACTATTTTTTGTAATACTTGGTCTATTATTTATTATTAATAAATGTGTAGGTATCAAAAAATTAACAGTAGACACAGAAATTTAG
- a CDS encoding ABC transporter permease codes for MNRIILILYILFLSIFIIFPVVIIIVLGFLNEQNELTFANFTRLLEPSYLKIFSRSINFALITTIFCMLIGYPTAWFISMSKKNIQNMLIIMIILPMWINTLLRTYAWIRILGKNGIINNALEAIGLKPIELLYNEKAVIIGMVYNFLPFMVLPIYIGLSKIKYEYIEAARDLGARTWQILLYIKLPLTLSYLATGIIMVFIPSITVFIISDLLGGSKQILIGNLIEKQFLFVEDWHTGASISFIVMIVILTFNLIILKLMQKNNVKSGY; via the coding sequence ATGAATAGAATAATTTTAATATTATATATTTTATTCTTATCAATCTTTATTATCTTCCCAGTAGTAATAATAATAGTTCTAGGATTTCTTAATGAACAAAACGAGCTCACCTTTGCAAATTTTACAAGATTGTTAGAACCAAGCTACCTAAAAATTTTTTCCAGAAGCATAAACTTTGCATTAATTACAACCATTTTTTGTATGCTAATTGGATATCCTACAGCATGGTTTATATCCATGTCAAAAAAAAACATCCAGAACATGCTTATAATAATGATAATACTTCCTATGTGGATTAATACCCTACTTAGAACTTATGCTTGGATAAGAATACTAGGCAAAAATGGAATTATTAATAACGCGCTTGAAGCAATAGGACTTAAACCTATAGAATTGCTCTACAATGAAAAAGCTGTAATAATAGGCATGGTATATAACTTTTTACCATTCATGGTTTTACCAATATATATAGGACTCTCAAAAATAAAATATGAATACATTGAAGCTGCAAGAGACCTTGGTGCAAGAACGTGGCAAATATTATTATATATAAAGTTGCCATTAACATTATCATATCTTGCAACAGGAATAATAATGGTATTCATCCCCTCAATTACAGTGTTTATTATCTCAGATCTGCTAGGGGGCTCTAAACAAATTTTAATTGGAAATTTAATTGAAAAACAATTTTTATTTGTAGAAGATTGGCATACTGGAGCTTCTATTTCATTTATCGTCATGATAGTAATATTAACATTCAATTTAATAATACTTAAATTAATGCAAAAAAACAACGTAAAATCAGGATATTAA
- a CDS encoding ABC transporter ATP-binding protein, whose translation MDSYILEIKDLSHYYTDSSNKTLDKINLKIKKNEFITLLGPSGCGKTTLIKILGGFLNQNEGKIYFLSKEISKITPNKREINTVFQNYALFPHMNVFDNISFGLRMKKISKNLIKEKVKSVLSLIDMQKYAYRNINELSGGQKQRVAIARAIIMEPKLLLLDEPLSALDLKMRKEMQKELKKIQRKLGITFIYVTHDQEEALTMSDRIVVMNEGIILQIGTPEEIYNEPKTKFVASFIGESNIFEGTYEKEFVVSMFDKNFECLDKGFKNKEPVDLVIRPEDVKILPKGQGHLSGIITSAIFQGVHYEMAIKIQQSNWLVQSTKLTKVGKEVDILLGPDDIHVMCKE comes from the coding sequence TTGGATAGCTATATCCTAGAGATTAAAGACTTAAGTCATTATTACACTGATAGTAGCAATAAAACTCTAGATAAGATTAACTTAAAAATTAAAAAAAATGAATTTATCACCCTACTTGGTCCATCAGGATGTGGAAAAACAACATTAATAAAAATATTAGGAGGTTTTTTAAATCAAAATGAAGGGAAAATTTATTTCCTATCAAAAGAGATTTCAAAAATTACACCTAATAAAAGAGAGATCAATACCGTATTTCAAAATTATGCTCTCTTTCCGCATATGAATGTTTTTGACAATATCTCATTTGGACTTAGAATGAAAAAGATAAGTAAAAACTTAATTAAAGAAAAAGTAAAATCTGTACTTTCCTTAATTGATATGCAAAAATATGCCTATAGAAATATTAATGAATTATCAGGAGGACAAAAACAAAGAGTAGCAATTGCAAGAGCAATAATTATGGAACCGAAACTTTTACTATTAGATGAGCCACTCTCAGCTCTTGACTTGAAGATGAGAAAAGAAATGCAAAAAGAGCTTAAAAAAATACAAAGAAAACTTGGAATAACCTTTATCTATGTTACGCACGATCAAGAAGAAGCATTAACAATGAGTGACAGAATAGTAGTAATGAACGAAGGAATAATCCTTCAAATTGGAACACCTGAGGAAATCTATAATGAACCCAAAACAAAATTTGTAGCTAGTTTTATCGGAGAAAGCAATATTTTTGAAGGAACGTATGAAAAAGAATTCGTTGTTAGCATGTTCGATAAAAATTTCGAATGTCTTGATAAAGGATTTAAAAATAAAGAACCCGTTGACCTAGTAATACGACCAGAAGATGTAAAAATACTACCAAAAGGCCAAGGACATTTAAGTGGAATAATTACTTCAGCGATATTCCAAGGCGTACACTACGAAATGGCAATAAAAATTCAACAATCTAATTGGTTAGTGCAAAGTACAAAACTTACAAAAGTTGGTAAAGAAGTTGATATTTTATTAGGACCTGATGATATTCATGTAATGTGCAAGGAATAA
- the ylqF gene encoding ribosome biogenesis GTPase YlqF — translation MSNKINWFPGHMKRTLDLIQTNLKKTNIVLEILDARAPISSKNPLIEKIIENSKKDKIILLNKSDLVQEREILKWKGHFEILGNNVIITNIYKKRIKNQIIYNIKKIANVKKIKNYKEKIKVLVIGVPNVGKSSIINLLVGKKSTSVANKPGHTKNIQIVKVNEEINIFDMPGILWHNLENQDIAKKLAILDMIKNEIIDNTELALYLLKKMHTNNKNKFLEQYNITSTDSLKILEEFGRKRGFINKKYKIDLERASKILIKEYREGKFGKIILDVKCHNNNK, via the coding sequence ATGTCAAATAAAATCAATTGGTTCCCTGGTCATATGAAAAGAACATTAGACTTAATTCAGACAAACCTTAAGAAAACAAATATTGTGTTAGAAATACTTGATGCTAGAGCTCCAATTAGCAGCAAAAATCCACTAATTGAAAAAATAATTGAAAACTCAAAAAAAGATAAAATAATACTTCTAAACAAATCAGATCTCGTACAAGAAAGAGAAATTTTAAAATGGAAAGGACACTTTGAAATACTTGGTAATAATGTAATAATTACCAACATATATAAAAAGAGAATAAAAAATCAAATAATATACAATATAAAAAAAATAGCTAATGTAAAAAAAATTAAAAATTACAAAGAAAAAATAAAAGTTTTAGTAATTGGAGTACCAAATGTTGGCAAATCATCAATAATTAACCTACTGGTAGGGAAAAAAAGCACAAGTGTTGCAAATAAACCAGGTCACACAAAAAACATACAAATAGTAAAAGTAAATGAAGAAATTAATATCTTCGACATGCCAGGAATCTTATGGCACAATTTAGAAAACCAGGACATTGCAAAAAAACTTGCAATACTAGATATGATAAAAAACGAAATAATAGACAATACAGAACTTGCACTATATTTACTTAAGAAAATGCACACAAATAATAAAAATAAATTCCTAGAACAATATAATATAACATCAACAGACTCACTTAAAATTTTAGAAGAATTTGGAAGAAAAAGAGGATTTATAAATAAAAAATATAAAATAGATCTCGAGAGAGCATCAAAAATACTAATAAAAGAATACAGAGAAGGAAAATTTGGAAAAATTATACTTGACGTAAAATGTCATAATAACAACAAATAA
- a CDS encoding N-acetylmannosamine-6-phosphate 2-epimerase gives MLEIKKGLIVSCQALEGEPLHSSFIMSKMALAAKMGGAIGIRANGVLDINRIKLEVDLPIIGIIKKVYDNFPVFITPTIKEIDELCKEGVDVIAFDATFRRRPDGFSLSEFFYKIKEKYPNQLLMADISSLEEAINADRLGFDFIGTTLYGYTEDTEGCNIADNDFEFLKSLIKYKFKSRLIVEGKIDTPLKAKRSVELGVDLVVVGGAITRPMEITKKFVDKMSEVKEI, from the coding sequence ATGCTAGAAATTAAAAAGGGTCTAATTGTTTCTTGTCAAGCACTTGAAGGAGAACCATTACATAGCAGCTTTATTATGTCAAAGATGGCCTTAGCTGCAAAGATGGGAGGGGCGATTGGAATCAGAGCTAATGGTGTTTTAGATATTAATCGAATAAAATTAGAAGTAGATTTACCCATAATAGGTATTATTAAAAAAGTTTATGATAATTTTCCTGTTTTTATTACACCTACCATTAAGGAAATTGATGAACTTTGCAAAGAAGGGGTTGATGTGATTGCTTTTGATGCTACTTTTAGAAGGCGTCCTGATGGTTTTTCGTTATCTGAATTTTTTTATAAAATTAAAGAAAAATATCCCAATCAGCTCTTGATGGCAGATATTTCTTCTTTGGAAGAAGCTATTAATGCAGATAGGCTTGGATTTGATTTTATTGGTACTACTTTATATGGGTATACAGAGGATACTGAAGGGTGCAATATTGCAGATAATGATTTTGAATTTTTAAAAAGTTTAATTAAATATAAGTTTAAATCAAGGTTAATAGTTGAGGGGAAAATTGATACTCCTCTTAAAGCTAAAAGGAGCGTTGAATTGGGAGTTGATTTGGTTGTTGTAGGTGGTGCCATTACACGACCTATGGAAATTACAAAGAAGTTTGTTGATAAAATGAGTGAGGTTAAGGAAATATAG
- a CDS encoding PTS transporter subunit EIIC produces the protein MGKFFENAQKVGRSFMLPISILPAAGLFLGIGGAFSNPATISAYSFLDVFALQSVFNVMRAAGAIIFVNLPPIFAIGVAVGLAKSDKGTAGLAAFIGYLVLNATIGVLVEIFGKVEDFSSGSVGSILGIRTLETGVFGGIIVGALTYSLHNSFNKVEFPRVLGFFSGSRFIPILVSFSSMILAVFMFMFWPFVQFGISKVGVLVEATGYVGTFIYGVFLRMIGPFGLHHIFYLPFWTTGLGGSEIINGRLVEGTQNIFFAELASQGTGKFFVGTSRFMSGRFITMMFGLPGAALAIYRLAKPSQKAKVFGLLCSSAFTSFLTGITEPLEFSFLFVAPVMYVLHAIFDGLAFMLAHILQITIGQTFSGGFIDFILFGILQGNSRTNWILVPVVGFFWFFLYYFTFTFLITKFNYQTPGREDIIESKNAPLSNSDGKEINIAFQVIKGLGGFDNIVELDCCATRLRVTVKDSVKVLKNILESTGAKGVIIRGSGVQVIYGPGVSVLKNEIEEIMGN, from the coding sequence ATGGGAAAATTTTTTGAGAATGCTCAAAAAGTTGGGCGTTCTTTTATGTTACCTATTTCTATTCTTCCTGCAGCAGGATTGTTTTTAGGTATTGGAGGTGCTTTTTCTAATCCAGCAACTATTAGTGCATATTCTTTTTTAGATGTGTTTGCTCTTCAATCAGTATTCAATGTAATGCGTGCTGCAGGTGCTATTATTTTTGTTAATTTGCCTCCGATATTTGCAATTGGGGTTGCTGTTGGTCTTGCAAAATCAGACAAAGGAACAGCGGGACTTGCTGCTTTTATTGGATATTTAGTTTTAAATGCTACTATTGGTGTTTTAGTTGAGATATTTGGAAAAGTTGAGGATTTCTCAAGCGGATCTGTTGGGTCAATACTTGGGATTAGAACTTTAGAAACAGGTGTTTTTGGTGGGATTATTGTTGGTGCTTTAACTTATTCTCTTCACAATAGTTTTAATAAGGTTGAATTTCCAAGAGTTCTTGGATTTTTTTCAGGTTCTAGGTTTATACCGATATTAGTGTCTTTTTCAAGTATGATTCTTGCTGTGTTTATGTTTATGTTTTGGCCTTTTGTTCAATTTGGAATTAGCAAGGTCGGTGTATTGGTAGAGGCTACTGGATATGTTGGTACTTTTATTTACGGTGTTTTTTTACGAATGATTGGGCCTTTTGGATTGCATCATATATTTTATTTGCCTTTCTGGACAACTGGTCTTGGTGGTTCTGAAATTATTAATGGTAGGTTAGTTGAGGGCACTCAGAATATATTTTTTGCGGAACTTGCATCTCAAGGTACTGGTAAATTTTTTGTTGGAACTAGTCGTTTCATGAGTGGAAGATTTATTACTATGATGTTTGGATTACCTGGTGCTGCTCTTGCTATTTATCGCCTTGCAAAGCCTAGTCAAAAGGCAAAAGTTTTTGGTCTTTTATGTTCGTCAGCTTTTACTTCTTTTTTAACAGGAATTACAGAACCCCTTGAATTTTCTTTTCTATTTGTAGCACCAGTTATGTATGTGCTCCATGCGATATTTGATGGTTTGGCATTTATGCTTGCTCATATTTTACAAATCACAATAGGACAGACTTTTTCTGGAGGATTTATTGATTTTATTCTTTTTGGAATTTTGCAAGGGAATTCAAGAACAAATTGGATTTTGGTCCCAGTGGTAGGTTTTTTTTGGTTCTTCTTATATTACTTTACTTTTACTTTTCTAATAACTAAATTTAACTATCAAACTCCTGGGAGAGAAGATATTATAGAATCTAAGAATGCACCTCTTTCTAATTCAGATGGAAAGGAAATCAATATTGCTTTTCAAGTAATTAAGGGTCTTGGAGGTTTTGATAATATTGTTGAACTTGATTGTTGTGCTACAAGACTTAGAGTTACTGTAAAAGATTCTGTGAAAGTGTTAAAAAATATTCTGGAGAGTACTGGAGCAAAGGGAGTTATTATCAGGGGTAGTGGAGTTCAGGTAATTTATGGGCCTGGTGTTAGTGTGCTTAAAAATGAAATTGAGGAAATTATGGGTAATTAA
- a CDS encoding alpha/beta hydrolase: MNIKNVIFIFIFLLLLILVSPRVKFKNEFSKVKIPNTLEEIDQYLLIEESKFNLEENTRKEIIWNKDKKRTEYSVVYIHGFGASKNEIYPVPNNIAKALNANIFFTRLKGHGIKSKDAFKNVKTQDWLRDIDEAIQIGQSIGKKLILIGTSNGGACTIWALKTYPDKIHSSVLISPNIYPKDKRTNLIYYPWGRQIAYLITGGYNEPTIRQNKRKEHEEVKTFHSPTRQVDSIIAMMGLIKLINSNGFDKIQTPITIIYSPNDPTVDPEKINKFIREYGGYKKELPMILIENIHSHVPVGNHSYRSAQNTSYITKHSVDFIKNIKSK; the protein is encoded by the coding sequence ATGAACATAAAAAACGTTATTTTTATCTTTATATTCCTACTTCTATTAATATTAGTAAGCCCAAGAGTAAAATTTAAGAACGAATTCTCAAAAGTTAAAATTCCTAATACACTTGAAGAAATTGATCAATACTTACTCATTGAAGAATCCAAGTTTAATTTAGAAGAAAACACAAGAAAAGAAATCATATGGAACAAAGACAAAAAAAGAACAGAATACTCTGTAGTATACATTCATGGCTTTGGAGCATCCAAAAATGAAATTTACCCCGTTCCAAACAATATAGCAAAAGCATTAAATGCAAATATCTTCTTTACAAGACTCAAGGGACATGGAATTAAAAGCAAAGATGCATTCAAAAATGTCAAAACTCAAGATTGGTTAAGAGATATCGATGAAGCGATTCAAATTGGACAGTCAATAGGAAAAAAATTAATACTAATTGGAACTTCAAATGGTGGGGCTTGTACTATTTGGGCATTAAAAACCTATCCAGACAAAATACACTCTTCTGTTTTAATATCACCTAATATCTATCCCAAAGATAAAAGAACAAACCTAATTTATTATCCTTGGGGACGTCAAATTGCCTACCTTATAACAGGCGGATATAATGAACCTACAATAAGACAAAATAAAAGAAAAGAACACGAAGAGGTTAAAACATTTCATTCACCAACACGACAAGTCGACTCAATAATTGCAATGATGGGCCTTATTAAATTAATCAATTCTAATGGTTTTGACAAAATACAAACTCCAATAACAATAATTTATTCCCCAAACGATCCTACAGTAGACCCTGAGAAAATAAATAAATTCATAAGAGAATATGGAGGATATAAAAAAGAACTTCCCATGATTCTTATTGAAAACATTCACTCTCATGTCCCTGTCGGAAATCATAGCTATAGAAGTGCCCAAAATACATCTTATATAACAAAACACTCGGTCGATTTCATTAAAAACATAAAAAGCAAGTGA